A genomic region of Thunnus albacares chromosome 2, fThuAlb1.1, whole genome shotgun sequence contains the following coding sequences:
- the LOC122966686 gene encoding uncharacterized protein LOC122966686 isoform X1 — protein MMDNPTANKSHLPCQSWGGQNGWSTASTQGPLLNPLSSSQHLSLGSSSDQRPPYDHMQASDQSCLSDLSTLSSRSNTHHSALYKASHISSNLSSTSLFANSAIPSVSHIISCDQQNPHSSSMLLAVNQGKNIPPPSLQQTNQGSQPCRPQHLPLLSPHDPYKTSFQPPLTNQGLQDMTISLPSCGQDLNHGSQRTSQPTFEGVNVDAGVAGYTHSHASSTSQEQPQWIPSSDCRGAKNKSVPDTAAHPNKKTSQKGNITPPASNERSRSVVLHQRALLLKQLSELDKLLESLPPDDRSDGQSQHTANQSPPLMNDSSQCEQTNTSDPQQVQLSAGRTKSKLQSHLLADCSTSASCEEQNETCDSPDDLMSAAKLEKTKNVSAESDDSDPDASVESEDTDPDYSPNSDGDFSDCLSDTDDGFSDESSDSSPSTPQEETPHPKSPLPRKRGNKSGSSLLKDKSVGPLKKTHASNQKKSSTVVLPTSNSKAQRVYDKRNYCLFCSKPMVKMARHLESVHSDKAEVAAAFQYPKNSRERQKIWNRLKNQGNFAHNKNVLRTGKGQFVVRRTAKQTGKGLKDFLHCLYCRGLYFKRTLHRHMRLCPEKVKNDSESQIGRKRIASRCVLETIGDLGVSDGFRELLSQMTYNDVTQAVMDDKIILQFGEQMFDQHRSDVKRHDYIRQNLRQIARLLLEAQKITPLKKLEDFFHPSSFPHVVSAVNVLAGYDPEKKTYSIPSLAIKLGYHLQKCCGIVEKNAVQSGDTKLAESAQNFLSVYQKTWNMLVSSGALSTLRETKLNTEKKVPFSQDVKRLNFHMENVHLLAEKKLTEFPSAENYAALAKVILARTIIFNRRRAREVSAVSLTAFMSRKKSNLHDNFDISVSDLERTMCGFFTRIDIQGKCGGMVPVLLKPSFVSALELLVNVRETCGVPSKNLFLFGRPSALSAYNGSDCIQKYVKECGAKDPEALKSAKIRKHYATMLQLINLDENEADQIFGPNNQVRTLLQNSSMQLDDVQMDSEERLQPARGHQAASWDQSEVLGACYAPADFYHEQANGVMASTSMTLPPKYGYSGKKGSQNQGKHKWEDAEVCAVERHMMRFIQGHKVPQKNDCLQCLEAEPKALRTRSWKGVKDYVRNRITALKRQSGTSQALSTNSNWPGQVEPQRTGHFQQL, from the exons ATGATGGACAACCCGACAGCAAATAAGAGCCACCTACCCTGTCAGTCATGGGGGGGCCAGAATGGCTGGTCCACAGCTTCAACTCAAGGGCCCCTCCTTAACCCTCTGTCCAGCTCTCAGCATCTCAGCCTGGGCTCGTCTTCTGACCAGAGACCCCCCTACGACCACATGCAGGCATCTGACCAGAGCTGTCTGAGTGACCTCAGCACTTTATCATCCAGAAGCAACACTCACCACTCTGCCCTGTACAAAGCCTCCCACATTAGTAGCAATTTGTCGTCCACCTCGCTATTTGCCAACTCTGCCATCCCAAGTGTATCTCACATTATATCTTGTGATCAGCAAAATCCTCACAGTTCATCAATGCTACTAGCTGTTAACCAAGGAAAAAATATCCCCCCACCTTCTCTTCAACAAACAAACCAAGGATCTCAGCCTTGTAGGCCCCAACATCTACCACTTCTCTCGCCCCACGACCCTTACAAAACCTCTTTTCAACCTCCATTAACCAACCAGGGGCTTCAAGATATGACCATTAGCCTACCGTCATGTGGACAAGATTTAAACCACGGATCACAGAGGACATCTCAACCTACTTTTGAAGGAGTGAATGTGGATGCTGGTGTTGCAGGATACACTCACAGCCATGCCTCATCTACTTCTCAGGAGCAGCCTCAGTGGATACCTTCATCAGACTGCAGGG GAGCCAAAAACAAGTCTGTCCCTGATACAGCTGCTCATcctaacaaaaaaacatcacaaaaggGGAACATTACTCCACCG GCCAGCAATGAGAGGAGTCGTTCAGTAGTTTTACATCAGCGTGCACTACTACTCAAACAACTGTCGGAGTTGGATAAACTT CTGGAATCATTACCTCCAGATGACAGGAGTGATGGGCAGTCTCAACACACAGCTAATCAG TCTCCTCCATTGATGAACGATTCATCTCaatgtgaacaaacaaacaccagtGATCCACAGCAAGTTCAGCTGTCAGCAGGCAGAACCAAGTCAAAG tTACAGTCACATCTTTTAGCGGATTGTTCGACCTCAGCATCCTGTGAAGAACAAAATGAGACCTGTGATTCACCAGATGACCTGATGTCAGCAGCAAAATTAGAG aaaacaaaaaatgtctcAGCGGAGTCAGATGACAGTGATCCTGATGCCTCAGTGGAGTCAGAGGACACTGATCCTGATTACTCACCTAACAGTGATGGTGACTTCTCTGACTGCTTGTCTGACACTGACGATGGCTTCTCAGACGAATCCAGTGACAGCAGTCCTTCGACCCCACAGGAAGAAACACCTCACCCCAAATCTCCTCTTCCAAGGAAAAGGGGGAACAAATCAGGAAGTTCTTTGTTAAAGGACAAAAGTGTCGGTCCTCTAAAAAAGACACACGCAAGTAATCAGAAGAAATCCTCAACTGTGGTGTTGCCAACTTCAAATTCAAAAGCACAACGTGTTTATGATAAGAGGAATTATTGTCTGTTTTGCTCTAAACCAATGGTCAAAATGGCAAGACATCTTGAGTCAGTCCACAGTGACAAAGCAGAAGTTGCAGCTGCATTTCAGTATCCCAAAAATTCCAGAGAAAGGCAAAAGATATGGAACAGATTAAAGAATCAAGGAAACTTTGctcataataaaaatgttttaagaacAGGGAAGGGACAATTTGTTGTCCGAAGAACAGCAAAGCAAACTGGAAAAGGACTGAAAGACTTTCTTCATTGTCTTTATTGCCGCGGTCTGTATTTTAAGAGAACTTTGCACAGACACATGAGGTTGTGTCCAGAGAAAGTGAAGAATGACAGTGAATCACAGATTGGAAGAAAGCGTATCGCATCGCGCTGTGTGCTTGAAACTATCGGAGACCTTGGCGTAAGTGATGGTTTCAGGGAACTTCTATCCCAGATGACATATAATGATGTGACACAAGCTGTCATGGATGACAAGATTATCTTGCAGTTTGGTGAGCAAATGTTTGATCAGCACAGATCCGATGTGAAGAGGCATGATTACATACGACAAAACCTTCGTCAGATAGCAAGACTTTTACTCGAAGCTCAAAAAATAACTCCCCTGAAGAAGCTGGAGGACTTCTTTCACCCCTCAAGCTTCCCACATGTTGTGTCCGCAGTGAACGTCTTGGCAGGTTACGATCCAGAAAAGAAAACGTACAGCATTCCTTCACTTGCCATCAAGCTTGGCTACCATCTACAGAAGTGTTGTGGTATTGTTGAGAAGAATGCAGTGCAGAGTGGAGACACAAAACTGGCAGAGTCTGCACAAAACTTCCTCTCTGTGTACCAGAAAACATGGAATATGCTAGTTTCTTCAGGTGCATTATCGACCCTCAGGGAAACAAAACTGAATACAGAAAAGAAGGTTCCGTTTTCTCAAGATGTGAAGCGCCTGAATTTCCACATGGAGAACGTTCATCTTCTTGCTGAGAAAAAACTCACAGAGTTCCCTTCTGCAGAAAACTATGCTGCTCTGGCCAAGGTAATACTCGCTCgaacaattattttcaacaGGAGAAGAGCCCGTGAGGTATCAGCGGTGTCACTAACGGCTTTTATGTCAAGGAAAAAGTCAAACCTGCACGATAACTTTGATATATCCGTTTCTGACTTGGAAAGAACCATGTGTGGGTTCTTCACTAGAATTGACATACAAGGGAAGTGCGGGGGAATGGTCCCTGTTTTACTAAAACCATCATTCGTGTCAGCATTGGAGCTTCTTGTCAATGTTCGTGAAACGTGTGGAGTCCCCAGTAAGAATCTCTTCCTGTTTGGCCGACCAAGTGCACTGTCTGCCTACAACGGCTCAGACTGCATCCAAAAATATGTCAAAGAATGTGGCGCTAAAGACCCTGAAGCACTGAAATCGGCGAAGATCCGGAAGCATTACGCAACaatgctgcagctgatcaaCCTGGATGAGAATGAGGCCGACCAAATATTTGGTCCTAATAATCAAGTCCGAACCCTGCTACAGAATAGCAGCATGCAGCTGGATGACGTCCAAATGGACTCTGAAG aGAGATTACAACCTGCAAGAGGACATCAAGCTGCGTCATGGGATCAGAGTGAGGTTCTTGGTGCATGCTATGCGCCAGCAGATTTTTATCATGAACAAGCAAATGGAGTAATGGCAAGCACCAGCATGACTTTACCTCCAAAATATGGCTACTCAGGCAAAAAAG GCTCTCAAAATCAGGGCAAACATAAATGGGAGGACGCAGAAGTTTGTGCTGTAGAAAGACACATGATGCGTTTCATTCAAGGACACAAGGTACCTCAGAAAAACGACTGCCTTCAGTGTCTTGAGGCTGAGCCAAAAGCACTGAGGACCCGTTCCTGGAAAGGTGTAAAGGACTACGTTAGAAACAGGATCACTGCCCTAAAAAGACAAAGTGGCACCTCCCAAGCTTTATCTACAAACAGTAACTGGCCCGGGCAAGTGGAACCACAGAGGACTGGACATTTTCAGCAATTGTAG
- the LOC122966686 gene encoding uncharacterized protein LOC122966686 isoform X2, with translation MMDNPTANKSHLPCQSWGGQNGWSTASTQGPLLNPLSSSQHLSLGSSSDQRPPYDHMQASDQSCLSDLSTLSSRSNTHHSALYKASHISSNLSSTSLFANSAIPSVSHIISCDQQNPHSSSMLLAVNQGKNIPPPSLQQTNQGSQPCRPQHLPLLSPHDPYKTSFQPPLTNQGLQDMTISLPSCGQDLNHGSQRTSQPTFEGVNVDAGVAGYTHSHASSTSQEQPQWIPSSDCRGAKNKSVPDTAAHPNKKTSQKGNITPPASNERSRSVVLHQRALLLKQLSELDKLLESLPPDDRSDGQSQHTANQSPPLMNDSSQCEQTNTSDPQQVQLSAGRTKSKKTKNVSAESDDSDPDASVESEDTDPDYSPNSDGDFSDCLSDTDDGFSDESSDSSPSTPQEETPHPKSPLPRKRGNKSGSSLLKDKSVGPLKKTHASNQKKSSTVVLPTSNSKAQRVYDKRNYCLFCSKPMVKMARHLESVHSDKAEVAAAFQYPKNSRERQKIWNRLKNQGNFAHNKNVLRTGKGQFVVRRTAKQTGKGLKDFLHCLYCRGLYFKRTLHRHMRLCPEKVKNDSESQIGRKRIASRCVLETIGDLGVSDGFRELLSQMTYNDVTQAVMDDKIILQFGEQMFDQHRSDVKRHDYIRQNLRQIARLLLEAQKITPLKKLEDFFHPSSFPHVVSAVNVLAGYDPEKKTYSIPSLAIKLGYHLQKCCGIVEKNAVQSGDTKLAESAQNFLSVYQKTWNMLVSSGALSTLRETKLNTEKKVPFSQDVKRLNFHMENVHLLAEKKLTEFPSAENYAALAKVILARTIIFNRRRAREVSAVSLTAFMSRKKSNLHDNFDISVSDLERTMCGFFTRIDIQGKCGGMVPVLLKPSFVSALELLVNVRETCGVPSKNLFLFGRPSALSAYNGSDCIQKYVKECGAKDPEALKSAKIRKHYATMLQLINLDENEADQIFGPNNQVRTLLQNSSMQLDDVQMDSEERLQPARGHQAASWDQSEVLGACYAPADFYHEQANGVMASTSMTLPPKYGYSGKKGSQNQGKHKWEDAEVCAVERHMMRFIQGHKVPQKNDCLQCLEAEPKALRTRSWKGVKDYVRNRITALKRQSGTSQALSTNSNWPGQVEPQRTGHFQQL, from the exons ATGATGGACAACCCGACAGCAAATAAGAGCCACCTACCCTGTCAGTCATGGGGGGGCCAGAATGGCTGGTCCACAGCTTCAACTCAAGGGCCCCTCCTTAACCCTCTGTCCAGCTCTCAGCATCTCAGCCTGGGCTCGTCTTCTGACCAGAGACCCCCCTACGACCACATGCAGGCATCTGACCAGAGCTGTCTGAGTGACCTCAGCACTTTATCATCCAGAAGCAACACTCACCACTCTGCCCTGTACAAAGCCTCCCACATTAGTAGCAATTTGTCGTCCACCTCGCTATTTGCCAACTCTGCCATCCCAAGTGTATCTCACATTATATCTTGTGATCAGCAAAATCCTCACAGTTCATCAATGCTACTAGCTGTTAACCAAGGAAAAAATATCCCCCCACCTTCTCTTCAACAAACAAACCAAGGATCTCAGCCTTGTAGGCCCCAACATCTACCACTTCTCTCGCCCCACGACCCTTACAAAACCTCTTTTCAACCTCCATTAACCAACCAGGGGCTTCAAGATATGACCATTAGCCTACCGTCATGTGGACAAGATTTAAACCACGGATCACAGAGGACATCTCAACCTACTTTTGAAGGAGTGAATGTGGATGCTGGTGTTGCAGGATACACTCACAGCCATGCCTCATCTACTTCTCAGGAGCAGCCTCAGTGGATACCTTCATCAGACTGCAGGG GAGCCAAAAACAAGTCTGTCCCTGATACAGCTGCTCATcctaacaaaaaaacatcacaaaaggGGAACATTACTCCACCG GCCAGCAATGAGAGGAGTCGTTCAGTAGTTTTACATCAGCGTGCACTACTACTCAAACAACTGTCGGAGTTGGATAAACTT CTGGAATCATTACCTCCAGATGACAGGAGTGATGGGCAGTCTCAACACACAGCTAATCAG TCTCCTCCATTGATGAACGATTCATCTCaatgtgaacaaacaaacaccagtGATCCACAGCAAGTTCAGCTGTCAGCAGGCAGAACCAAGTCAAAG aaaacaaaaaatgtctcAGCGGAGTCAGATGACAGTGATCCTGATGCCTCAGTGGAGTCAGAGGACACTGATCCTGATTACTCACCTAACAGTGATGGTGACTTCTCTGACTGCTTGTCTGACACTGACGATGGCTTCTCAGACGAATCCAGTGACAGCAGTCCTTCGACCCCACAGGAAGAAACACCTCACCCCAAATCTCCTCTTCCAAGGAAAAGGGGGAACAAATCAGGAAGTTCTTTGTTAAAGGACAAAAGTGTCGGTCCTCTAAAAAAGACACACGCAAGTAATCAGAAGAAATCCTCAACTGTGGTGTTGCCAACTTCAAATTCAAAAGCACAACGTGTTTATGATAAGAGGAATTATTGTCTGTTTTGCTCTAAACCAATGGTCAAAATGGCAAGACATCTTGAGTCAGTCCACAGTGACAAAGCAGAAGTTGCAGCTGCATTTCAGTATCCCAAAAATTCCAGAGAAAGGCAAAAGATATGGAACAGATTAAAGAATCAAGGAAACTTTGctcataataaaaatgttttaagaacAGGGAAGGGACAATTTGTTGTCCGAAGAACAGCAAAGCAAACTGGAAAAGGACTGAAAGACTTTCTTCATTGTCTTTATTGCCGCGGTCTGTATTTTAAGAGAACTTTGCACAGACACATGAGGTTGTGTCCAGAGAAAGTGAAGAATGACAGTGAATCACAGATTGGAAGAAAGCGTATCGCATCGCGCTGTGTGCTTGAAACTATCGGAGACCTTGGCGTAAGTGATGGTTTCAGGGAACTTCTATCCCAGATGACATATAATGATGTGACACAAGCTGTCATGGATGACAAGATTATCTTGCAGTTTGGTGAGCAAATGTTTGATCAGCACAGATCCGATGTGAAGAGGCATGATTACATACGACAAAACCTTCGTCAGATAGCAAGACTTTTACTCGAAGCTCAAAAAATAACTCCCCTGAAGAAGCTGGAGGACTTCTTTCACCCCTCAAGCTTCCCACATGTTGTGTCCGCAGTGAACGTCTTGGCAGGTTACGATCCAGAAAAGAAAACGTACAGCATTCCTTCACTTGCCATCAAGCTTGGCTACCATCTACAGAAGTGTTGTGGTATTGTTGAGAAGAATGCAGTGCAGAGTGGAGACACAAAACTGGCAGAGTCTGCACAAAACTTCCTCTCTGTGTACCAGAAAACATGGAATATGCTAGTTTCTTCAGGTGCATTATCGACCCTCAGGGAAACAAAACTGAATACAGAAAAGAAGGTTCCGTTTTCTCAAGATGTGAAGCGCCTGAATTTCCACATGGAGAACGTTCATCTTCTTGCTGAGAAAAAACTCACAGAGTTCCCTTCTGCAGAAAACTATGCTGCTCTGGCCAAGGTAATACTCGCTCgaacaattattttcaacaGGAGAAGAGCCCGTGAGGTATCAGCGGTGTCACTAACGGCTTTTATGTCAAGGAAAAAGTCAAACCTGCACGATAACTTTGATATATCCGTTTCTGACTTGGAAAGAACCATGTGTGGGTTCTTCACTAGAATTGACATACAAGGGAAGTGCGGGGGAATGGTCCCTGTTTTACTAAAACCATCATTCGTGTCAGCATTGGAGCTTCTTGTCAATGTTCGTGAAACGTGTGGAGTCCCCAGTAAGAATCTCTTCCTGTTTGGCCGACCAAGTGCACTGTCTGCCTACAACGGCTCAGACTGCATCCAAAAATATGTCAAAGAATGTGGCGCTAAAGACCCTGAAGCACTGAAATCGGCGAAGATCCGGAAGCATTACGCAACaatgctgcagctgatcaaCCTGGATGAGAATGAGGCCGACCAAATATTTGGTCCTAATAATCAAGTCCGAACCCTGCTACAGAATAGCAGCATGCAGCTGGATGACGTCCAAATGGACTCTGAAG aGAGATTACAACCTGCAAGAGGACATCAAGCTGCGTCATGGGATCAGAGTGAGGTTCTTGGTGCATGCTATGCGCCAGCAGATTTTTATCATGAACAAGCAAATGGAGTAATGGCAAGCACCAGCATGACTTTACCTCCAAAATATGGCTACTCAGGCAAAAAAG GCTCTCAAAATCAGGGCAAACATAAATGGGAGGACGCAGAAGTTTGTGCTGTAGAAAGACACATGATGCGTTTCATTCAAGGACACAAGGTACCTCAGAAAAACGACTGCCTTCAGTGTCTTGAGGCTGAGCCAAAAGCACTGAGGACCCGTTCCTGGAAAGGTGTAAAGGACTACGTTAGAAACAGGATCACTGCCCTAAAAAGACAAAGTGGCACCTCCCAAGCTTTATCTACAAACAGTAACTGGCCCGGGCAAGTGGAACCACAGAGGACTGGACATTTTCAGCAATTGTAG